Proteins encoded within one genomic window of Bradyrhizobium sp. AZCC 1719:
- a CDS encoding HlyD family type I secretion periplasmic adaptor subunit, which yields MPNADHVALARSIRRHLLVGGLASLFLVAGIGGWAAATNLAGAVVATGHFVVDSYVKKVQHPTGGVVGEIRVREGQRVTVGDVVMRLDATQTRSNLAIVTKRLDEFAVRRARLEAERDEAPAISFPAALMMRAVDSDVAQLLAGERKLFELRREARLGQKAQLRERILQYEKEVRGLVSQEEAKVRGIALIERELTGVRELWEKGLVPIQRMMALEREGTNLDGERGRLAAAQAQSGGKIAETQLQIIQIDQDLRSEVANSLREIEAQTAEYVERKVSAEDQLKRIDLVAPQSGLVHELAVHTVGGVISPADTIMLIVPDSDRLALEAQIQPQDIDQIRLGQKAVLRMSAFNQRTTPELNGEVSRIAADLTQDQKSGLSYYVVRIAVPPRELARLGKLVLVPGMPAEAFIQTGDRTVISYLVKPLRDQINRAFREE from the coding sequence ATGCCGAACGCTGATCACGTCGCCCTCGCGCGTTCGATCCGGCGCCATCTCCTCGTCGGTGGCCTCGCAAGCCTGTTTCTCGTGGCAGGGATCGGCGGATGGGCGGCGGCGACAAATCTGGCCGGCGCCGTGGTCGCGACCGGACATTTCGTCGTCGATTCCTATGTGAAGAAGGTGCAGCATCCAACCGGCGGTGTGGTCGGCGAAATCCGGGTGCGCGAGGGCCAGCGCGTCACCGTGGGTGACGTCGTAATGCGACTGGATGCGACGCAAACGCGTTCCAACCTCGCCATCGTCACCAAGCGGCTGGATGAATTCGCCGTGCGGCGCGCGCGGCTGGAAGCAGAGCGCGATGAGGCGCCGGCGATCTCATTCCCTGCGGCGCTGATGATGCGCGCAGTCGACAGCGATGTCGCGCAGCTATTGGCAGGGGAACGCAAGCTTTTCGAGCTTCGCCGTGAAGCTCGACTTGGTCAGAAAGCGCAGTTGCGCGAACGCATCCTTCAATACGAGAAGGAGGTGCGTGGCCTGGTCTCCCAGGAAGAAGCGAAGGTGCGGGGAATCGCGCTGATTGAGCGTGAGCTCACGGGTGTGCGTGAGCTCTGGGAGAAGGGTCTCGTGCCGATCCAGCGCATGATGGCGCTGGAGCGCGAAGGCACCAATCTGGACGGTGAGCGCGGCCGGCTTGCGGCGGCGCAGGCCCAGTCCGGCGGCAAGATCGCAGAGACACAGCTTCAGATCATCCAGATCGATCAGGACCTTCGCAGCGAAGTGGCCAACAGCCTGCGTGAGATCGAAGCGCAAACGGCCGAGTACGTCGAACGCAAGGTTTCGGCTGAGGATCAACTGAAACGCATCGATCTCGTCGCGCCGCAAAGCGGTCTGGTGCACGAGCTCGCAGTTCATACCGTTGGTGGCGTAATTTCACCGGCCGATACGATCATGCTGATAGTGCCTGATAGCGACAGGCTGGCGTTGGAAGCACAGATACAGCCGCAGGATATCGACCAGATTCGGCTGGGCCAGAAAGCGGTTTTGCGCATGTCGGCCTTCAATCAGCGAACCACACCGGAGTTGAACGGCGAGGTCAGCCGCATTGCCGCCGATCTGACGCAAGATCAAAAGAGCGGACTATCCTACTATGTCGTTCGCATTGCCGTGCCGCCGCGGGAGCTTGCGCGTCTCGGCAAGCTCGTGTTGGTGCCGGGGATGCCGGCCGAGGCATTTATTCAGACCGGCGATCGAACGGTCATCTCCTATCTGGTCAAGCCGCTGCGGGATCAGATCAACCGCGCGTTCCGCGAGGAATAG
- a CDS encoding type I secretion system permease/ATPase has product MLKIPHRKPSQPLAAAVVSPLAPALAGIAVVSGVVNILALTSPLFMLQVYDRVLASRSLSTLVGLAVLAAVLFAFQSMLDVIRGRVLLRIGESVDRKLSGRVHEAIVRLPLEARMPGDGLQPLRDLDNVRSFLSGQGPTALFDLPWMPLYLAICFLFHFWIGITALVGAIVLVSLTVVTDALSRGPTRAAMQHGMARNALMEAGRRNAEVVCAMGMGGRVAKRWQKANTEYLAANRRTGDIVGGLGGVSRSLRMILQSGMLAVGAYLVIRQETSAGVMIASSIMMGRALAPVDLAIAAWKPFLMARQSWGRLEEMFALMPEARAIMALPKPERELRAESISVTPPGERKPSLTGVNFVLPAGSALGIIGPSGSGKSTLARALVGVWTPASGKVRVDGAGFDQWDREELGRHVGYLPQGVELFDGTIAENISRFEANADAGVIVAAAQAAGAHDLILRFDNGYETRIGEAGSALSAGQRQCIGLARALYGDPFLVVLDEPNANLDAEGEKAVVKAMMSVRERKGIVVVVAHRPSALSVVDLVAVIEAGRMKAFGPRDEVLSRALKAANPPPATMTTAAGYLTGFRAAAPFRVVATATDPGTGRSPDQYADEVDAER; this is encoded by the coding sequence GTGCTCAAAATCCCGCATCGCAAGCCGTCGCAGCCTTTGGCTGCGGCGGTCGTGTCGCCTCTGGCGCCGGCGCTTGCCGGAATTGCGGTGGTCAGCGGCGTAGTCAATATCCTGGCGCTGACGTCGCCGCTGTTCATGCTCCAGGTCTATGATCGCGTGTTGGCGAGCCGCAGTCTGTCCACGTTGGTCGGGCTTGCGGTGCTGGCTGCGGTTCTGTTCGCGTTTCAATCGATGCTGGATGTGATCCGCGGTCGCGTATTGCTGCGGATCGGTGAGAGCGTCGATCGTAAACTGTCCGGTCGCGTGCATGAGGCGATCGTCCGGTTGCCACTTGAAGCCCGGATGCCGGGAGACGGCCTGCAGCCGCTGCGCGATCTCGACAATGTTCGCAGCTTCCTGTCGGGGCAGGGACCGACGGCACTGTTCGATCTGCCATGGATGCCGCTCTATCTCGCTATTTGCTTCCTGTTCCATTTCTGGATCGGCATCACCGCGCTTGTGGGCGCGATCGTCCTGGTGTCGCTCACGGTTGTCACAGATGCGCTGTCGCGCGGGCCGACGCGTGCTGCGATGCAGCACGGCATGGCGCGCAACGCGCTGATGGAGGCCGGCCGGCGCAATGCCGAAGTGGTTTGCGCCATGGGGATGGGCGGTCGAGTGGCGAAACGCTGGCAGAAGGCGAATACGGAATATCTCGCCGCAAACCGGCGCACCGGCGACATCGTCGGCGGCCTCGGCGGTGTGTCCAGATCGCTGCGTATGATCCTGCAATCGGGCATGCTGGCGGTCGGCGCTTATTTGGTCATCAGGCAGGAGACGAGCGCCGGCGTCATGATCGCGAGTTCGATCATGATGGGCCGTGCGCTGGCGCCGGTCGATCTCGCGATTGCCGCTTGGAAGCCGTTCCTGATGGCGCGGCAGAGTTGGGGCAGACTCGAGGAGATGTTCGCACTGATGCCTGAGGCGCGGGCGATCATGGCGCTGCCGAAGCCGGAGCGCGAGTTGCGCGCGGAATCGATCAGCGTCACGCCTCCCGGCGAGAGGAAGCCAAGCCTTACAGGGGTCAATTTTGTGCTGCCGGCGGGAAGCGCGCTTGGCATCATCGGCCCGAGCGGCAGTGGAAAGTCCACACTCGCGCGTGCGCTGGTCGGCGTTTGGACGCCGGCAAGCGGCAAGGTGCGCGTCGATGGCGCCGGATTCGATCAATGGGACCGGGAAGAGTTGGGTCGCCACGTCGGCTATCTGCCGCAGGGTGTCGAACTGTTCGACGGTACCATCGCCGAGAACATCTCCCGCTTTGAAGCGAATGCCGATGCTGGCGTCATTGTCGCCGCGGCCCAGGCGGCGGGCGCACACGATCTCATCCTTCGCTTTGACAACGGCTATGAGACCCGTATCGGGGAGGCGGGCTCGGCCCTGTCGGCCGGGCAACGGCAGTGCATCGGTCTGGCTCGCGCGCTTTACGGAGATCCGTTTCTCGTCGTGCTCGACGAGCCCAACGCGAACCTCGATGCGGAAGGCGAGAAGGCCGTCGTCAAGGCAATGATGTCTGTGCGCGAGCGGAAGGGGATCGTCGTTGTCGTTGCTCATCGCCCCAGCGCGCTCAGCGTGGTGGACCTCGTGGCCGTCATCGAAGCAGGAAGAATGAAGGCCTTTGGACCACGCGACGAGGTGCTGTCTCGCGCCCTGAAAGCTGCAAATCCTCCGCCGGCTACGATGACGACGGCTGCCGGCTATTTGACCGGTTTTCGCGCCGCCGCTCCGTTCCGCGTCGTCGCGACGGCCACCGACCCGGGTACAGGCAGATCGCCCGACCAATATGCGGATGAAGTCGATGCCGAACGCTGA
- a CDS encoding TonB-dependent hemoglobin/transferrin/lactoferrin family receptor — MSAATSRGLTSNAVNGSFTPEQALALMLRNTGITFRVTADRTAVIGATTSSAAAEVYIPGATQLDPLVISGGRNAISGSGYQGTPDWVYQAPAAVSVISREAIESSPTRNARDLLDNVAGVYANRSEAQNPGISINIRGLQDQDRIATMIDGARQSFQRSAHGATQRTYVDTAFIRAVDIEKSTTSGVGSAGALGGSVNFRTLLAEDLIAPGKQYGGQVNLTTGTNQFNFDGSTAAAVRLSDRFSVLGGISYKNIGAYDIGKNGTISSAATYAGDVLLFSGQEVRSSILKAEGQVTEDVKVTLGWVRNDSRFNTGNYDSAGSIGNLQKATEGVVNNTFTSALDWKPDSELIDLKARLYYNNLRNNKVEQGSLLSTGPSNYVMGTLGGSVENTSRFDTGLGALALNYGMEAFNDDGKTTLTRGFVAADGTDYSSTLSGGTPSGKRDIVSGFGNAKYEPTDWLTVSGGLRYDWYHAEGTTTIYGNETQDIIGYVVIPGVPPTPRVCWPSPPFPPNFRCTGPTPGIPARTEPIYGPKYYKRHDVKVDNSGGALLPTMTIAVKPVDWLQPFVKYSKSYRPPTIMESFLNGGHDGPAVNGYAPNPYLRPERGDTYELGANIFRNGIFSERDTFRFKAVGFYREITDYISFGYIYNSEAQRQYASYVNLDGVTRMKGLEIEGNYDARVIYIGGTLTRIDTELADSFTSPSGNSIPINSGRGAAVIFEQPKLRVTLDAGVRLFDEKLTLGGRVTDVSKTEPVLGSLRTGYEMAGYRVYDIYGSYAFDPMTKLRFAVTNLTDVAYAPALGANFFAAPGRTATVSLNYKF; from the coding sequence TTGTCCGCCGCAACGTCGCGCGGGCTGACATCGAATGCCGTCAACGGCAGCTTTACACCGGAGCAAGCGCTGGCGCTCATGTTGCGAAACACGGGCATCACGTTTCGCGTCACGGCCGATCGCACCGCCGTTATCGGGGCGACGACGTCGTCGGCGGCGGCGGAGGTATATATCCCCGGCGCAACCCAGCTCGATCCACTGGTTATATCGGGTGGCCGAAATGCCATTTCGGGGTCCGGCTATCAGGGGACGCCGGACTGGGTCTATCAGGCGCCGGCCGCCGTCAGCGTGATCTCGCGCGAGGCGATCGAGAGCAGTCCAACCCGCAACGCTCGCGACCTGCTCGACAATGTCGCCGGCGTCTATGCCAACCGCTCTGAAGCGCAGAACCCGGGCATCAGCATCAATATCCGCGGCCTTCAGGACCAGGATCGCATCGCCACCATGATCGATGGCGCGCGGCAAAGCTTTCAGCGCAGCGCACATGGCGCCACGCAGCGCACTTACGTCGATACGGCCTTTATCCGTGCCGTCGACATCGAGAAAAGCACGACATCCGGCGTCGGCAGCGCCGGCGCGCTGGGCGGTTCTGTCAACTTCCGAACCCTTCTCGCGGAAGACCTGATCGCGCCGGGCAAGCAGTACGGTGGCCAGGTCAACCTCACCACCGGGACCAACCAGTTCAATTTCGACGGTTCGACGGCCGCTGCGGTGCGCCTGTCCGATCGCTTTTCCGTTCTCGGCGGCATCAGCTACAAGAATATCGGCGCCTATGACATCGGCAAGAACGGCACCATCAGTAGCGCGGCGACCTATGCCGGGGATGTGTTGCTGTTCTCCGGTCAGGAGGTCCGCTCCAGCATTCTGAAAGCCGAGGGGCAGGTCACGGAAGACGTCAAGGTCACGCTTGGCTGGGTGCGGAACGATTCCAGGTTCAACACCGGAAACTATGATTCCGCGGGGAGCATTGGCAACCTGCAGAAGGCGACGGAAGGGGTTGTCAATAACACCTTCACCTCTGCGCTCGATTGGAAGCCCGATAGCGAGCTGATCGATCTGAAGGCTCGCCTCTACTACAACAACCTCAGGAACAACAAGGTCGAGCAAGGCTCGCTCCTGTCGACCGGGCCGTCGAACTACGTCATGGGGACGCTCGGCGGCAGCGTCGAGAATACCAGCCGCTTCGACACGGGTTTGGGGGCCCTGGCTCTCAACTACGGCATGGAAGCTTTCAACGACGACGGCAAGACCACTCTCACACGTGGCTTTGTAGCCGCCGACGGCACTGACTACTCAAGCACGCTCTCGGGCGGCACGCCGAGTGGCAAGCGCGACATCGTCAGTGGTTTTGGCAATGCAAAATATGAGCCCACCGATTGGCTGACCGTTTCAGGTGGCTTGCGTTACGACTGGTACCATGCGGAGGGAACAACGACGATCTACGGCAACGAGACGCAGGACATCATAGGTTACGTCGTTATCCCTGGTGTACCTCCTACGCCGCGGGTCTGCTGGCCTTCACCGCCGTTCCCGCCCAATTTCCGATGCACTGGACCCACTCCTGGGATTCCCGCTCGAACCGAGCCGATATACGGGCCGAAATACTACAAGAGACATGACGTCAAGGTCGATAATTCCGGCGGAGCGTTATTGCCGACAATGACCATCGCAGTGAAGCCGGTCGATTGGCTTCAGCCGTTCGTCAAATACTCGAAGAGCTACCGGCCGCCGACCATCATGGAGTCGTTTCTCAACGGCGGGCACGACGGGCCCGCCGTCAATGGCTATGCGCCCAATCCGTATCTCAGGCCGGAGCGTGGCGACACTTATGAGCTCGGCGCGAACATCTTTCGCAATGGAATATTTTCGGAGCGCGACACCTTCCGCTTCAAGGCTGTCGGCTTCTATCGCGAGATCACGGACTATATCAGTTTCGGCTACATCTATAATTCGGAAGCCCAGCGGCAGTATGCTTCATACGTGAATCTCGATGGCGTGACGCGCATGAAGGGTCTCGAGATCGAGGGCAACTACGATGCCCGGGTGATCTACATCGGGGGCACGCTGACGCGCATCGATACCGAACTTGCCGACAGCTTTACCTCGCCTTCAGGAAACAGCATCCCGATCAATAGCGGCAGGGGCGCCGCCGTGATCTTCGAACAACCGAAGCTGCGGGTCACACTTGATGCGGGTGTACGCCTGTTCGACGAAAAGCTGACGTTGGGCGGACGCGTTACCGACGTCTCGAAGACGGAGCCGGTGCTGGGCTCGCTTCGGACCGGCTACGAGATGGCTGGCTACCGGGTTTACGACATCTACGGATCCTATGCCTTCGATCCGATGACGAAGCTGCGCTTTGCGGTCACCAATCTCACCGACGTTGCTTACGCTCCGGCCCTTGGCGCCAACTTCTTCGCCGCGCCCGGACGAACCGCAACTGTATCGCTCAACTACAAATTCTAG